Part of the Candidatus Methylomirabilota bacterium genome, TTCTACCTGAACCCGAAGGTGGTGGCCGGGACGATCCCCGAGCAGGACGGGCGAATTCTATTGACCCGGCGCGCGATCGATCCCAGCCGCGGGCTGTGGACGTTTCCGGGCGGCTTCGTCGACTTCGGCGAGAGCGTGACGGACGCCGCGCTGCGCGAGACCTTCGAGGAGACGGGCCTGAAGGTGGAGCTGACCGGGCTGCTCAACGTCTACTCGTATCCGGGCGCGCCGGTGATCATCGTCTATCGCGCCCGCGTCACCGGCGGCACCCTCACGTCCTGTGCCGAGAACGACGCGCTCGAGTGG contains:
- a CDS encoding NUDIX hydrolase; amino-acid sequence: MDHEQSPRFLAPSTIRFCPLCAVPLEREAVPPDQREQAVCPACRFVFYLNPKVVAGTIPEQDGRILLTRRAIDPSRGLWTFPGGFVDFGESVTDAALRETFEETGLKVELTGLLNVYSYPGAPVIIVYRARVTGGTLTSCAENDALEWRKPSEIPWDALAFPSTREALREWVAARGEVPGG